The DNA segment CTTCTACAACGACGCCTTCCGTCGCGCCGGCTACGAGGAGGTGGCCCGCGAGGTTCAGCGCCTGTGGCTGGACGGGCGACGCGAGGAGGCGGCCACGCGCGTGCCCGACGAGCTGGTGCTGGAGACCAACCTGCTCGGCACCGACGCGATGGTGCGCGCGCGCTTGCTCGCCTACCGCGACGCCGGGATCACGACCCTGCGCGTGGAGCCGGCGGGCGAAGGGCTCGCGGCGCGGCTCGCGACGCTCGGCCGGCTGCTGGACCTGGTCCGCGCGGTGGGATAGCATGGCCCCCGGCTCTGCCCGAATGCATCCGCGACCCGAGAGGAGTGCCCCATGGATCTGAACTACTCGCCGGACGAGCTGGCGTTCCGTGATGAGGTGCGCGGCTGGCTGCGCGCCAATCTCCCCGACGATCTTCGCCAGAAGATGGAGAGCTACCAGGAGCTGTCGAGGGAGGAGCTGCTGCGCTGGCACAAGATCCTGGCCAGGAAGGGCTGGGTTGCCCCCGACTGGCCGCCGGAGTGGGGCGGCACCGACTGGAACGTGGTGCAGCGCTACATCTTCGAGGAGGAGTGCGGCTACGCGGCGACGCCGATGATCGTGCCCTTCGGGGTCCGGATGTGCGCGCCGGTGCTGCTGCAGTTCGGCACCGAGGCCCAGAAGAAGCGGTTCCTGCCGCGCATCTACCACGGCGAGGACTTCTGGTGCCAGGGCTACTCGGAGCCCGGCTCGGGCTCCGACCTCGCCTCGCTCAAGACGCGCGCGGTGCGGGACGGGGACCGCTACGTGGTGACGGGCCAGAAGATCTGGACCACGCTGGCCCATCACGCGGACTGGATCTTCTGCCTCGTGCGCACCGATCCCAACACCGGCAAGCGCCAGGACGGCATCTCGTTCCTCCTGATCGACATGAAGACGCCCGGCATCACGGTGCGGCCGATCGTGTTGATGGACGGCAGCAAGGAAGTCAACGAGGTCTTCTTCGACGACGTGGCCGTACCGGCGGAGAACCTCGTCCACGAGGAGGGGAAGGGCTGGACGGTGGCCAAGTACCTGCTGGGCTACGAGCGGATGGGCACCGGCCGCATCGGCGCCTCCAAGCGCGAGCTGGCCCGGCTCAAGGAGCTGGCCGGCGAGCAGATGAAGGACGGCCGCCCCCTCATCGAGGACGCGCGCTTCCGCGACCGGCTGACCCGGGTGGAGATCGAGCTGATGGCGCTGGAGATCACCAACCTGCGCTTCCTGGATCAGATGCGGCGCAGCGGCCGGCCCCCCGGTGCCGACGTGTCGATGCTCAAGATCAAGGGCACCGAGATCCAGCAGTCCATCACCGAGCTGATGATGCAGGCCGCGGGGCCGCTCGCCCAGGCCTTCCGCCCCGTCGACGCGATGGACTTCGACCACTTCACCGCCCGCCTGGCGCCGCGGTACTGCAACCTGCGCAAGGCCACGATCTACGCGGGCTCCAACGAGATCCAGCGCAACATCATCGCGAAGGCCACCCTCGGCCTGTAGAAGGCGACGCGGCGGGCGGGGGGGCGATGTCCGGCGGGATCGGGGGGTGGTCGTGGGGGGTCCTCTGACCACGTCCCGCGAGTCCGCGGCGACCGGAATTGGAGTTCCCAAGCTGGGCGCTGGAAGGGCGGTCTTCACCGGGCAGGAACGGGTCAGCCGGACCCCCCACGACCACCCCCCGACCCCGCCCAGCGTCGCGGCACGCATGAACCGTCCTCGTCAGGAGTGAGCGATGAATTTCGATCTGAGTGAGGAGCAGCAACTGCTGGCGGACAGCCTCAAGCGGTACCTGGCCAACGAGTACACGATGGACGCGCGGAGCAAGATCGTGGACTCGCCCACCGGCTGGAGCGAGAAGGTGTGGGCGGCGTTCGCGGAGATGGGGTTGCTCGGCGTGCCTTTCGCCGAGGAGCACGGCGGCTTCGGGGGCAGCGCGGTGGACGTGATGCTGGTCATGGAGGCGCTGGGCGAGGGGCTCGTGGTCGAGCCCTACTGGGTCAACGTGGGGCTGGGCGGCCGGTTGATCGCGCGAGCCGGCTCGGAGGCGCAGCAGAAGCGCATCCTGCCCCCGCTGATCCAGGGCAAGCACCGGCTCGCCTTCGCCCATACCGAGCGCGGCGCGCGCTACGACCTCGGTCACGTGCAGGCGCGGGCCAAGAAGAGCGGCGCCGGCTACACGCTCGAGGGCGAGAAGCGCGCGGTGCTGGCAGGCGCCTCGGCCGACACGCTGATCGTCTCCGCCCGCACGAGCGGCGGCGCCACCGATCCGGCCGGCCTCAGCCTCTTCCTGGTCGAGCGCTCCGCGCCCGGCGTGACGGTCAAGGAGTACCGGACCATCGACGAGCTGCGCGCCGCCGACGTGTGGCTATCGGACGTCTCGGTGCCGGCCGCGGCGCGGCTCGGCGACGAAGGTCGCGCGCTGCCCCTCATCGAGGACGCGGCCGACTACGCCACCGCGCTGCTCTGCGCCGAGGCGGTGGGTGCCATCCGATTCGCCAACGAGGCGACGCTCGAGTACCTCAAGACCCGGCGGCAGTTCGGGGTGCCGATCGGCAGCTTCCAGGCGCTCCAGCACCGGATGGTGGACATGGTGATCAGCTACGAGCAGGCGCGATCGATGGCGTGCCTGGCCTGCGTGAAGGTCGACACCGCGCCCCCCGCCGAGCGGCGCCATGCGGTGTCGGCGGCCAAGGTCAAGGTGGCCGACGCCTGCCGCCACGTGAGCCAGGAGGCGGTGCAGCTGCACGGCGGCATGGGCATGACCGAGGAGCTGAAGATCAGCCATACCTTCCGCCGGCTCACCATGATCGGGCAGACCTTCGGCGACGCCGAGCACCATCTCGAGCGCTTCGCACGGAGCGAGGTGGCGGGCGGCTGACGACGTCAAAAGTTGACTCGTCGCCGGGCTTCCACCCATAGTCGTCCGATATGGACGGGCAGGAACCGACCGGGCCGCCCTCGTTCTTCCGCAAGCCCGCGCCTCCGGGCGGTCCCGCGTCCCGATCGATAGAGCCCTCCGCCGCGCCACCACCCCCGCCGCCACCGCCGCCCTCGCTCCCGCCGGCGCCCCCGCTCCCGCCGGCGCCCCCGCTCGGCGGCGAGCCACCCCGGTTCGGGCCGGCGCCCCCCTCCGACTTCGATGGCATTCGCCACCCGGTGTTCCACGGCACCGGAGGCACACTGTTCGGCATCCACGTCGTCAATACGCTGCTCATCCTCGTCACGCTCGGGATCTACTACTTCTGGGCGAAGACGCGGGTGCGCCGCTACCTGGCCGGGCAGACGGAGATGGAGCTGGATCGCTTCGCCTACCACGGCACCGCGAAGGAGCTCCTGCTGGGCACCTTGAAGGCGGTGGTCGTGTTCGGTCTTCCCGTGCTGCTGCTCAATTTCATCCGCGACGTCCTGGAGGTGCCCGCCACCCTGAAGGTCATCGCCGGGGTCATCTCCGGCAGCCTCATCTTCGTGTTCTTCCCGGTGGCGGTGGTAGGGGCCCGCCGGTATCGCCTGAGCCGCATGTCCTGGCGAGGGATCCGCTTCTCGTTCCGCGGCCGGGTCTGGGACATGGTGAAGATCTTCATCCTCGGCACGTTCCTGACCGGCGTGACCCTCGGGCTGTACTACCCGTTCTTCCTCGTCGATCGCCAGCGCTTCCTCGTCTCGCACTCCTATTTCGGCAGCGAGCGGTTCGGCTTCACCGGCCGCGGACGGGAGCTGTTCGGGCCGTTCGTGGTCGCGATCCTGCTGACGCTGCCCACGCTCGGGTTGATCTGGGTATGGTACGTGGCGCGCAAGCGCCGCTTCTTCTGGGATCACACCAGCCTGGGCCCGGCGCGCTTCTCCTGTCACGTGACCGGCGGCGCGCTGCTGGGACTCTGGATGGTCAACGCGATCCTGCTCGTGGGCACGCTGGGGATCGCGTGGCCGTGGGTGCGCGTGCGCAACATCGACTTCACCTTCCGCTACCTGGCCCTGGTCGGGCCGCTCGATCTCGCCCGCATCGAGCAGCAGGCGCAGCAGGCGGGAAGCACCGGCGAGGGCCTGTCCGGCTTCTTCGACTCCGGCTTCGACCTGGCCTGAGCCGCGGCCTCCGATGGGCCGGCCGTCGCTCCCGCTGCCCGCCCCCTGATGCGCACCGATTGGGAGGGTGTCTACCTCGACGGCCGCACCGCGGCCCGGCAGCCCGCCACCATCCGGCTCATGCGCGAGGCCATCGAGATCACGCCGGCGGGCGGGGCGACGCGGCTCTGGCCCTACCGCGAGCTTCGCCAGACGCAGGGTTTCTACGCGGGCGAGCAGGTACGCCTGGAGCGAGGCGGCGATCTGCCCGAGACGCTGCTGGTGTCCGACCGCGCGTTCCTCGAGAGCCTCCACGAGGCGGCGCCGCACGTGGGCCCGCGCTTCCACGACCCGGGCCGGCGTCGCGCGCGACTGCGCTGGACCATCGCGGCCGGGGCCGGGGTGATCGCGGCCGCGGTCGCGATCTACGTGTGGGGGATTCCCGCGCTGGCCGCGCTGGTGGCGCCGCGGGTGCCGGTCACGTGGGAGGAGAGCGTTGGCCGCGCGGCCATCGCGCACCTGGCGCCGCCGGGCCGGCGCTGTGGCGATGCCGACCTGGCGCGCGTGATGGACGAGATGGTGCGGCGGCTGACCGCGCCCGGTCCGCCGTCACCGTACACGTTCCGGGTGTCGGTGGTGAATCGCCCGGTGGTGAACGCGCTGGCCGTCCCGGGCGGCTACGTGGTGGTGTTCCGCGGGCTGCTCGAGCGGACCGTCACGCCCGAGGAGATGGCCGGCGTCATGGCTCACGAGCTACAGCACGTGCTGCATCGCCACGCGACCCGGGCCGTCATCCAGGACGCCTCCACCGGCCTCCTGCTCATGGCCCTCACCGGCGACGTGACCGGCCCGCTCGCCTACGGCCTGCAGACCGCGCGCACCCTCGGCGACCTGCGATACTCGCGGCGCGCCGAGGAGGAAGCGGATACCGATGGCATGAAGATGATGCTGGCGGCGCGCCTGGATCCCGCGGGCATGATCACCTTCTTCGAGCGGATCCAGAAGGAGGAAGGCGGTGCCCCGCGCGCGCTGACCTATCTCTCCACGCATCCGCTCGCCGCCGACCGCCTCCAGCGCCTGAAGGCGATGGCCGCGGCCTGGACCGGCGCGCCCGAGCCCCTCGTGCCCGGTGACCGATGGGCCGACGTGGCGAAGCGCTGCTGACCCGCCTCAGGTCTTCGGCGTCCAGGCTTTGAAGCGCTCTCGCAGCACCTTCTTGTCGAACTTGCCCACGCTCGTCTTGGGCACCGCCTCGATGAAGACCACCTCGTCGGGCAGCCACCACTTGGCCACCCGCGGCTTGAGGTATTCGTAGATCTCGTCGGTGGTGAGCCGGCCTCGATGCTCGGGCTTGGGCACGACGCAGGCCAGCGGCCGCTCCACCCAGCGCTCGTGCGGCACCGCGATGACCGCGGCCTCCAGGACTTTGGGGTGGCCCATGATGGTGGTCTCCATGTCCACGCTCGAGATCCACTCGCCGCCCGACTTGATCAGGTCCTTGGTGCGGTCGGTGATCTGGATGTAGCCGTCGGGATCGAGGGTGGCCACGTCCCCGGTGCGGAACCAGCCGTCCTCGGTGAACTGGGCCGCACCCTCGGGGTTGTTGTAGTAGCCGCTCGTGATCCACGGCCCGCGCACCTGGATCTCGCCCGCGCTCTTGCCGTCCCACGGCAGGACGGTGCCGCGGTCGTCGACGATTCGCATGTCCACGCCCGCGACGGGAGCCCCCTGCTTGGCCCGCACCGCGTAGCGCTCGTCCTCGGTGAGCGCGTCCATGTAGGAGCGCGGACGGCACACGCTGCCGAGCGGGGTCATCTCGGTCATGCCCCAGGCGTGCAGCATGTAGGCGCCGTACTTCTTGTCGAACAGCTCGATGAGCGAGCGGGGCGCCGCCGACCCGCCGATCGGGATGCAGCGGATCGAGGAGATGTCCCACTGCGGCTCTTTGTCGAGAATCGCCTGGATGGCGATCCAGACCGTGGGCACCGCCCCCACCACCGTGACCTTCTCGTGGTGGACGATCTCGATGATGTCGCGCGGCTGCGGATTCGGCCCGCCGAAGATCTGGGTCGCCCCGTTCATGACGCCCGCGAAGGGCACGCACCACGCGTTGGCGTGGAACATCGGCACGATGTGCAGGATCACGTCGCGCTCGCAGATGCCGAGCACGTCCACCGAGGACGAGGCGAAGCAGTGCAGGTAGATCGCGCGGTGCGTGTAGACGACCCCCTTCGGATGCCCGGTGGTGCCGGAGGT comes from the Candidatus Methylomirabilota bacterium genome and includes:
- a CDS encoding acyl-CoA dehydrogenase family protein — translated: MDLNYSPDELAFRDEVRGWLRANLPDDLRQKMESYQELSREELLRWHKILARKGWVAPDWPPEWGGTDWNVVQRYIFEEECGYAATPMIVPFGVRMCAPVLLQFGTEAQKKRFLPRIYHGEDFWCQGYSEPGSGSDLASLKTRAVRDGDRYVVTGQKIWTTLAHHADWIFCLVRTDPNTGKRQDGISFLLIDMKTPGITVRPIVLMDGSKEVNEVFFDDVAVPAENLVHEEGKGWTVAKYLLGYERMGTGRIGASKRELARLKELAGEQMKDGRPLIEDARFRDRLTRVEIELMALEITNLRFLDQMRRSGRPPGADVSMLKIKGTEIQQSITELMMQAAGPLAQAFRPVDAMDFDHFTARLAPRYCNLRKATIYAGSNEIQRNIIAKATLGL
- a CDS encoding acyl-CoA dehydrogenase, which codes for MNFDLSEEQQLLADSLKRYLANEYTMDARSKIVDSPTGWSEKVWAAFAEMGLLGVPFAEEHGGFGGSAVDVMLVMEALGEGLVVEPYWVNVGLGGRLIARAGSEAQQKRILPPLIQGKHRLAFAHTERGARYDLGHVQARAKKSGAGYTLEGEKRAVLAGASADTLIVSARTSGGATDPAGLSLFLVERSAPGVTVKEYRTIDELRAADVWLSDVSVPAAARLGDEGRALPLIEDAADYATALLCAEAVGAIRFANEATLEYLKTRRQFGVPIGSFQALQHRMVDMVISYEQARSMACLACVKVDTAPPAERRHAVSAAKVKVADACRHVSQEAVQLHGGMGMTEELKISHTFRRLTMIGQTFGDAEHHLERFARSEVAGG
- a CDS encoding YjgN family protein, whose amino-acid sequence is MFHGTGGTLFGIHVVNTLLILVTLGIYYFWAKTRVRRYLAGQTEMELDRFAYHGTAKELLLGTLKAVVVFGLPVLLLNFIRDVLEVPATLKVIAGVISGSLIFVFFPVAVVGARRYRLSRMSWRGIRFSFRGRVWDMVKIFILGTFLTGVTLGLYYPFFLVDRQRFLVSHSYFGSERFGFTGRGRELFGPFVVAILLTLPTLGLIWVWYVARKRRFFWDHTSLGPARFSCHVTGGALLGLWMVNAILLVGTLGIAWPWVRVRNIDFTFRYLALVGPLDLARIEQQAQQAGSTGEGLSGFFDSGFDLA
- a CDS encoding M48 family metallopeptidase, with translation MRTDWEGVYLDGRTAARQPATIRLMREAIEITPAGGATRLWPYRELRQTQGFYAGEQVRLERGGDLPETLLVSDRAFLESLHEAAPHVGPRFHDPGRRRARLRWTIAAGAGVIAAAVAIYVWGIPALAALVAPRVPVTWEESVGRAAIAHLAPPGRRCGDADLARVMDEMVRRLTAPGPPSPYTFRVSVVNRPVVNALAVPGGYVVVFRGLLERTVTPEEMAGVMAHELQHVLHRHATRAVIQDASTGLLLMALTGDVTGPLAYGLQTARTLGDLRYSRRAEEEADTDGMKMMLAARLDPAGMITFFERIQKEEGGAPRALTYLSTHPLAADRLQRLKAMAAAWTGAPEPLVPGDRWADVAKRC
- a CDS encoding long-chain fatty acid--CoA ligase translates to MRGLMMDYPLTLTQFFERTRRLFHRKTMATRVPGVGLQRYTYGDYADRVCRLAGALRGLGLQKGARVGTFAWNSHRHMEVYFAAPLMGLVLHTVNIRLSAQDITYIVNHAGDEVLIVDASLWHLLEPIRRDLTTVKHIIVMKDTPDAVIPAGALDYEQLVTGTPPVTAWPRIEETDAAGICYTSGTTGHPKGVVYTHRAIYLHCFASSSVDVLGICERDVILHIVPMFHANAWCVPFAGVMNGATQIFGGPNPQPRDIIEIVHHEKVTVVGAVPTVWIAIQAILDKEPQWDISSIRCIPIGGSAAPRSLIELFDKKYGAYMLHAWGMTEMTPLGSVCRPRSYMDALTEDERYAVRAKQGAPVAGVDMRIVDDRGTVLPWDGKSAGEIQVRGPWITSGYYNNPEGAAQFTEDGWFRTGDVATLDPDGYIQITDRTKDLIKSGGEWISSVDMETTIMGHPKVLEAAVIAVPHERWVERPLACVVPKPEHRGRLTTDEIYEYLKPRVAKWWLPDEVVFIEAVPKTSVGKFDKKVLRERFKAWTPKT